One genomic segment of Nonomuraea coxensis DSM 45129 includes these proteins:
- a CDS encoding type I polyketide synthase, with product MNQHHSPAGSPADGGIAIIGMAGRFPGASDIPSFWRNISTGVESFTRFTDEELLEAGVSPAVFQQPNYVRARPVLDDVRGFDAGFFGYNPREAALADPQQRIFLECVWEVLESAGYAAPEGRGSVGVFAGMNISGYLLTRLMAFEMGIDTSALMIGNDKDSLATNVSFRLDLNGPSLSVQTFCSTSLVAVHLASESLRRGECDMAVAGGVSVRIPDRVGYLWEEGGQESPDGHVRTFDAEGRGSMFGDGAAVVVLKRLADAVADRDTVHAVIRASAINNDGAVKFSYLAPSIDGQRRCVSAALARAGVDPADISYVEAHGTATEVGDPMEVAALTRAFGPTARKQYCVLGSIKPNVGHLDRASGATGLIKVVQSLRNELIPGTLHYRSPNPEIDFAASPFRVTAEPTPWPRDPDRPRVAGISSLGMGGTNAHAIVTEAPLPERRGARTRRWQILPVSARTQAAAERSCARLAEHLTDTADDLGDIAYTLQAGRRVFGHRKVVVADTAQAAAARLADPAGPLGRADATVGRKTGFLIAGVGEQYPGMVAALYAEEPGFRADVDECLAVLGLTEPAQLSEIFVPAAPQAEDTAGDLARLLGRAGPGSPRPAGEAHLVQPAVFVAEYALARRLIRWGIEPDVMIGYSLGEYVAACLAGVLSLPDALRLVAYRAKLIASRPEGAMLAVSADERRLRALLGELFERELDVAVRTGSQVVLAGPEDAVEAAAALLLTARIGHRRLETTHAFHSRMLKPVAGELTAWIADNVTLSPPEIPYLSNVTGEPATAEVVTDPAYWARHMCETVEFGAGLGHLLGQADLALAEIGPGQSLGALTRGHPACDRAQWPLIVTTLPAANDPQDAGAALATAVARLWLTGVPVDWAALHGDEPAGDVAWRPGRVPLPTYPFEHQDYWLDIDQSAARGGAPAFDESDPTSIAKAYPRLPDTRWIHTPVWKQTTLRPPREEEAGRWLVYTDDGPAGELAAPLLAYLEGRDVVLVRPGERFSSGPDGLRVRPGSPEDALAALRDLAGRGWEPERVVHLWPATDAPVEESLQRGLHTLVALARAAGDLGLGGWTLDIVTSRGQRVLPGDRVRPALGTLLGPTRLIPVEYPRVRTRLVDVDDASGDALLAELRAEPADQLVGLRGGRRWIPDHEVLDAAVIEAGPPAAEVRRGGVYLVTGGLGGIGLAMAERLAEQFRARLVLLGRTPVPPREEWDAILASDSAVPEVRRRLEGLRRLEAAGAEVVTVAGDVSRPEDARRAVDAAIERFGELNGVLHCAGVPAVGLMQFKTVADMERVLAPKVMGTLALAAALREALPDRPADFLALYSSTTSATGGGAGQVDYCAANAFLDAFALGEDLPGTAIVSVGWCEWTWNGWTEGLENYDEGSKQYFAWYRENFGLTFDQGWQTLLRALASGERHVVASTQDFAPLVAMSRRSSIESHQATVKKLRDAFGRHPRPDLSTAYVEPQSETEETIAAVWSEALGLEQVGVHDNFFELGGNSLLGMEIIADVRRALGLSYLPPHILYQAPTIASLAEAARADQDAGEQPSQDRDQQRSRIAQRRNMLKSGRTS from the coding sequence ATGAACCAGCACCATTCACCGGCCGGCTCACCGGCCGACGGCGGCATCGCGATCATCGGCATGGCCGGCCGGTTCCCCGGCGCCTCGGACATCCCGTCGTTCTGGCGCAACATCAGCACCGGTGTGGAGTCCTTCACCCGCTTCACCGACGAGGAGTTGCTGGAGGCGGGCGTCTCCCCCGCCGTCTTCCAGCAGCCGAACTACGTGCGGGCGCGGCCGGTCCTCGACGACGTGCGCGGCTTCGACGCCGGGTTCTTCGGCTACAACCCGCGCGAGGCGGCCCTCGCCGACCCTCAGCAGCGCATCTTCCTGGAGTGCGTGTGGGAGGTGCTGGAGTCGGCCGGGTACGCCGCCCCCGAGGGCCGCGGCAGCGTGGGCGTCTTCGCCGGCATGAACATCAGCGGCTACCTGCTGACCCGGCTCATGGCGTTCGAGATGGGCATCGACACCAGCGCGCTGATGATCGGCAACGACAAGGACTCGCTCGCCACGAACGTCTCCTTCCGCCTCGACCTGAACGGCCCGAGCCTGTCGGTGCAGACGTTCTGCTCGACCTCGCTGGTCGCCGTGCACCTGGCGAGCGAGAGCCTGCGGCGCGGCGAGTGCGACATGGCGGTGGCCGGCGGCGTGTCGGTGCGCATCCCCGACCGGGTCGGCTACCTGTGGGAGGAGGGCGGCCAGGAGTCGCCCGACGGGCACGTGCGCACGTTCGACGCCGAGGGCCGGGGCAGCATGTTCGGCGACGGCGCGGCGGTCGTCGTGCTCAAGCGGCTCGCGGACGCGGTCGCCGACCGGGACACCGTGCACGCCGTGATCCGGGCCTCGGCGATCAACAACGACGGCGCGGTCAAGTTCAGCTACCTGGCGCCCAGCATCGACGGCCAGCGCCGCTGCGTCTCGGCCGCGCTCGCCCGCGCCGGCGTCGACCCGGCCGACATCTCCTACGTCGAGGCGCACGGCACCGCGACCGAGGTCGGCGACCCGATGGAGGTGGCCGCCCTGACCCGGGCCTTCGGGCCGACCGCGCGCAAGCAGTACTGCGTGCTCGGCTCGATCAAGCCGAACGTGGGCCACCTCGACCGCGCCTCCGGCGCCACCGGCCTGATCAAGGTCGTGCAGTCGCTGCGCAACGAGCTGATCCCCGGCACGCTGCACTACCGCTCGCCCAACCCGGAGATCGACTTCGCGGCAAGCCCCTTCCGCGTCACGGCCGAGCCCACCCCGTGGCCGCGCGACCCCGACCGGCCGCGCGTCGCGGGCATCAGCTCGCTCGGGATGGGCGGCACCAACGCGCACGCCATCGTGACCGAGGCGCCGCTGCCGGAGCGGCGCGGGGCGCGTACCCGCCGCTGGCAGATCCTGCCGGTCTCGGCCCGCACCCAGGCCGCGGCCGAACGGTCGTGCGCCCGGCTGGCCGAGCACCTGACGGACACGGCCGACGACCTGGGGGACATCGCGTACACGCTGCAGGCCGGGCGCAGGGTGTTCGGGCACCGCAAGGTCGTCGTGGCCGACACGGCGCAGGCCGCCGCGGCCAGGCTCGCCGACCCCGCGGGCCCGCTCGGCCGGGCCGACGCGACCGTGGGCAGGAAGACCGGCTTCCTCATCGCGGGCGTCGGCGAGCAGTACCCCGGCATGGTGGCCGCCCTGTACGCCGAGGAGCCGGGCTTCCGCGCCGACGTGGACGAGTGCCTGGCCGTGCTCGGGCTGACGGAGCCCGCCCAGCTCTCGGAGATCTTCGTCCCCGCCGCGCCCCAGGCCGAGGACACGGCCGGCGACCTGGCCCGGCTGCTCGGCCGGGCCGGGCCCGGGTCCCCGCGCCCGGCCGGCGAGGCCCACCTCGTCCAGCCGGCGGTGTTCGTCGCCGAGTACGCGCTGGCCAGAAGGCTCATCCGGTGGGGCATCGAGCCGGACGTCATGATCGGCTACAGCCTCGGCGAGTACGTCGCCGCCTGCCTGGCGGGCGTGCTGTCGCTGCCCGACGCGCTGCGCCTGGTCGCCTACCGGGCCAAGCTCATCGCCTCCCGCCCCGAGGGGGCGATGCTCGCGGTCTCCGCCGACGAGCGGCGGCTGCGCGCGCTGCTGGGCGAGCTGTTCGAGCGGGAGCTGGACGTGGCCGTCCGCACCGGCTCGCAGGTGGTGCTGGCCGGGCCCGAGGACGCCGTCGAGGCCGCCGCCGCGCTGCTGCTCACGGCCAGGATCGGGCACCGGCGGCTGGAGACCACGCACGCCTTCCACTCGCGCATGCTGAAGCCGGTCGCCGGGGAGCTGACGGCGTGGATCGCCGACAACGTCACGCTCTCCCCGCCGGAGATCCCCTACCTCAGCAACGTGACCGGCGAGCCGGCCACCGCCGAGGTCGTCACCGATCCGGCGTACTGGGCGCGGCACATGTGCGAGACCGTCGAGTTCGGCGCGGGGCTCGGGCACCTGCTGGGGCAGGCCGACCTGGCGCTCGCCGAGATCGGGCCCGGCCAGTCGCTGGGCGCGCTCACCCGCGGGCACCCGGCCTGCGACCGGGCCCAGTGGCCGCTCATCGTGACGACGCTGCCCGCCGCGAACGACCCGCAGGACGCCGGCGCGGCCCTCGCCACGGCCGTGGCCCGCCTCTGGCTGACCGGCGTGCCCGTGGACTGGGCGGCGCTGCACGGGGACGAGCCCGCCGGTGACGTCGCCTGGCGGCCGGGGCGGGTCCCGCTGCCGACATACCCGTTCGAGCACCAGGACTACTGGCTGGACATCGACCAGAGCGCGGCCCGCGGCGGGGCCCCCGCGTTCGACGAGAGTGACCCGACGAGCATCGCCAAGGCGTATCCGCGCCTGCCCGACACCCGCTGGATCCACACGCCCGTCTGGAAGCAGACCACGCTCCGCCCGCCGCGCGAGGAGGAGGCCGGGCGCTGGCTCGTCTACACCGACGACGGTCCGGCCGGCGAGCTGGCCGCGCCGCTGCTGGCGTACCTGGAGGGGCGGGACGTGGTGCTCGTCCGGCCGGGCGAGCGCTTCTCCAGCGGTCCCGACGGCCTGCGGGTGCGTCCAGGCTCGCCCGAGGACGCCCTCGCCGCGCTGCGCGACCTCGCCGGCCGCGGCTGGGAGCCCGAGCGCGTCGTGCACCTGTGGCCGGCCACGGACGCGCCCGTCGAGGAGAGCCTCCAGCGCGGCCTGCACACCCTCGTCGCCCTCGCCCGCGCGGCCGGCGACCTCGGCCTGGGCGGCTGGACGCTGGACATCGTCACCTCGCGCGGCCAGCGCGTGCTGCCCGGCGACCGGGTGCGTCCCGCGCTCGGCACCCTGCTCGGCCCCACCCGGCTGATCCCCGTCGAGTACCCGCGGGTGCGCACCCGCCTCGTCGACGTGGACGACGCCTCCGGGGACGCCCTGCTCGCCGAGCTGCGCGCGGAACCGGCCGACCAGCTCGTCGGGCTGCGCGGCGGACGGCGCTGGATCCCCGACCACGAGGTGCTGGACGCGGCCGTCATCGAGGCCGGGCCCCCCGCGGCCGAGGTGCGCCGCGGCGGCGTCTACCTGGTGACCGGCGGACTCGGCGGCATCGGCCTCGCCATGGCCGAGCGGCTGGCCGAGCAGTTCCGGGCGCGGCTGGTGCTGCTCGGCCGGACGCCCGTGCCGCCCCGCGAGGAGTGGGACGCGATCCTCGCCTCCGACAGCGCCGTGCCCGAGGTCCGCAGGCGGCTGGAGGGGCTGCGGCGGCTGGAGGCGGCCGGCGCCGAGGTCGTCACCGTCGCCGGCGACGTCTCCCGCCCCGAGGACGCCCGCCGCGCCGTGGACGCCGCGATCGAGCGGTTCGGCGAGCTGAACGGCGTGCTGCACTGCGCGGGCGTGCCCGCCGTCGGGCTCATGCAGTTCAAGACCGTCGCCGACATGGAACGGGTGCTGGCCCCCAAGGTCATGGGCACGCTCGCGCTCGCCGCCGCGCTGCGCGAGGCGCTGCCGGACCGGCCGGCGGACTTCCTGGCGCTGTACTCCTCCACGACCTCCGCCACCGGCGGCGGCGCGGGCCAGGTCGACTACTGCGCCGCCAACGCCTTCCTGGACGCCTTCGCGCTCGGCGAGGACCTGCCCGGCACCGCGATCGTCTCGGTCGGCTGGTGCGAGTGGACGTGGAACGGCTGGACCGAGGGCCTGGAGAACTACGACGAGGGCTCCAAGCAGTACTTCGCCTGGTACCGGGAGAACTTCGGCCTCACCTTCGACCAGGGCTGGCAGACGCTGCTGCGGGCGCTGGCGAGCGGCGAGCGGCACGTCGTGGCCTCCACGCAGGACTTCGCGCCGCTGGTGGCGATGAGCCGCAGGTCGTCCATCGAGAGCCACCAGGCGACGGTGAAGAAGCTCCGGGACGCCTTCGGCCGGCACCCCCGCCCCGACCTGTCCACCGCCTACGTCGAGCCGCAGTCGGAGACGGAGGAGACCATCGCCGCCGTGTGGTCGGAGGCGCTGGGCCTGGAGCAGGTGGGCGTGCACGACAACTTCTTCGAGCTGGGCGGCAACTCGCTGCTCGGCATGGAGATCATCGCCGACGTCAGAAGGGCGCTCGGGCTGTCGTACCTGCCGCCGCACATCCTCTACCAGGCCCCGACGATCGCCTCGCTCGCCGAGGCCGCGCGGGCGGACCAGGACGCGGGCGAGCAGCCGAGCCAGGACAGGGACCAGCAGCGGTCCCGCATCGCCCAGCGGCGCAACATGCTCAAGAGCGGAAGGACGTCATGA